Proteins co-encoded in one Echeneis naucrates chromosome 22, fEcheNa1.1, whole genome shotgun sequence genomic window:
- the crip2 gene encoding cysteine-rich protein 2, with amino-acid sequence MASKCPKCEKTVYFAEKVSSLGKDWHKLCLKCDRCNRLLNAGGHAEHDGRPYCHKPCYAALFGPKGVNIGGAGSYVYDAPANSNSTGVDSAPKAEEKRVYAPKAPSKAGSITTFSGEANLCPRCNTKVYFAEKVTSLGKDWHRPCLRCERCGKTLSAGGHAEHDGQPYCHKPCYAVLFGPKGVNTGGVGSYIYDKEPSAVTQP; translated from the exons CTGAAAAGGTGTCATCACTGGGCAAAGACTGGCACAAGTTGTGTCTAAAGTGCGACCGCTGCAACAGGCTTCTTAATGCTGGAGGCCACGCTGAG CACGATGGAAGGCCTTACTGCCACAAACCGTGCTATGCTGCCCTCTTTGGCCCAAAAG GTGTGAACATCGGCGGAGCCGGCTCTTACGTGTACGACGCTCCAGCCAACAGTAACTCTACCGGTGTGGACTCGGCCCCCAAAGCTGAGGAGAAGAGAGTCTACGCACCGAAGGCACCGTCGAAAG CTGGCAGCATCACCACTTTCTCCGGAGAGGCCAACTTGTGTCCCCGGTGTAACACAAAGGTGTATTTTG CTGAGAAGGTGACATCACTGGGAAAGGACTGGCATCGACCCTGTCTGCGCTGCGAGAGGTGCGGCAAGACGCTGTCTGCCGGCGGCCACGCAGAG CACGATGGCCAGCCTTACTGCCACAAACCCTGCTACGCCGTTCTCTTCGGGCCCAAAG GCGTGAACACCGGCGGTGTGGGCAGctacatctatgacaaggaGCCCAGCGCAGTCACCCAGCCTTGA